The following coding sequences are from one Leptospira mayottensis 200901116 window:
- the ilvD gene encoding dihydroxy-acid dehydratase — protein MSDILKKRSSMTTDGDNRAPNRAMLRAVGFTDEDFHKPMIGIASTWSEVTPCNIHINKLAEKVKEGVRAAGGVPQIYGTITVSDGITMGHEGMHFSLPSREVIADSIEIVSNAMRHDGVIAIGGCDKNMPGCLMALCRIDAPSIFVYGGTILPGHCDGQDVDIVSIFEAVGKFNAGKISREEFIRIEQNACPGAGSCGGMYTANTMSSAIEALGMSLPGSASMPAVSSKKSEDCYEAGKALINLIQKGITPKQILTKKAFENAITVVLVLGGSTNAVLHLIAIAKEIGVDLTLEDFDRISKKTPHLADLKPGGRYAMTDLDKVGGVHGVMKYLLKEGMLHGDCLTVTGKTIAENLIDMPDLVPNQTIVRKKSEALHPSGPLVILKGNLAPEGAVAKISGLKKISITGPAKVFESEDDCFNAIMTDQIKPGDVIIIRYEGPKGGPGMREMLAVTSALVGKGLGEDVGLMTDGRFSGGTHGLVVGHISPEAFDGGPIAIVQNGDTVTIDSGKNLLQVEISQEEIQKRLKNWKPIEPRYKSGVLAKYAKLVQSATNGAITNLL, from the coding sequence ATGAGCGATATATTAAAAAAAAGAAGTTCGATGACTACGGACGGAGATAATCGCGCACCCAATCGAGCGATGCTTCGCGCGGTCGGTTTTACGGACGAGGATTTCCACAAACCGATGATCGGAATCGCTTCCACATGGAGCGAAGTGACACCTTGCAATATTCATATCAATAAGCTGGCTGAAAAAGTCAAAGAGGGCGTCCGTGCAGCGGGAGGAGTTCCTCAAATTTACGGGACCATCACGGTTTCCGACGGAATTACAATGGGTCACGAAGGGATGCATTTTTCCCTTCCTTCCAGAGAAGTGATTGCGGATTCAATTGAGATCGTTTCCAACGCGATGAGACACGACGGAGTGATCGCAATCGGAGGTTGTGATAAGAACATGCCTGGATGTCTCATGGCTCTTTGCAGAATCGATGCACCTTCTATTTTCGTTTACGGGGGAACTATTCTTCCGGGTCATTGTGACGGTCAAGACGTGGATATCGTTTCCATCTTCGAAGCCGTTGGTAAATTCAATGCAGGTAAAATTTCAAGAGAAGAATTCATTCGAATTGAGCAGAATGCATGTCCCGGCGCAGGAAGTTGCGGAGGGATGTATACCGCAAACACGATGTCCTCTGCGATAGAAGCTCTTGGGATGAGTCTACCGGGTTCGGCTTCCATGCCTGCGGTGAGTTCCAAAAAATCGGAGGATTGTTACGAAGCAGGGAAAGCTCTCATCAATCTTATTCAAAAGGGAATTACTCCGAAACAGATTCTTACCAAAAAAGCCTTTGAGAACGCGATCACCGTAGTTCTTGTGTTAGGCGGTTCCACCAATGCGGTTCTTCATTTGATTGCGATCGCGAAAGAGATCGGTGTGGATCTGACTCTCGAAGACTTTGATCGAATCAGTAAAAAAACCCCTCACCTTGCGGATCTGAAACCGGGTGGTAGATACGCCATGACCGATCTCGACAAAGTGGGCGGGGTTCACGGTGTGATGAAGTATCTTTTAAAAGAAGGAATGCTTCATGGTGATTGTCTTACGGTTACTGGAAAGACAATTGCAGAAAATCTAATAGATATGCCCGATTTGGTTCCAAACCAGACGATCGTTCGTAAAAAATCGGAGGCACTCCATCCTTCCGGTCCTCTTGTGATATTGAAAGGAAATCTTGCCCCGGAAGGTGCGGTTGCTAAAATTTCCGGTTTGAAAAAAATTTCCATTACTGGTCCTGCGAAAGTGTTTGAATCCGAAGACGATTGTTTTAATGCGATCATGACGGACCAAATCAAACCTGGAGATGTGATTATCATTCGTTACGAAGGTCCCAAAGGTGGTCCCGGGATGAGAGAGATGCTTGCCGTTACTTCTGCACTTGTCGGAAAAGGTTTGGGAGAAGACGTGGGTCTGATGACAGACGGTCGATTCAGTGGAGGAACGCACGGTCTCGTGGTAGGTCATATTTCTCCCGAAGCCTTTGACGGAGGTCCGATCGCGATTGTTCAAAATGGAGATACGGTTACTATCGATTCCGGCAAAAATTTGCTCCAAGTCGAAATTTCTCAGGAAGAAATTCAGAAACGGCTGAAAAATTGGAAACCGATAGAACCGAGGTACAAATCTGGGGTTCTTGCGAAATACGCGAAACTGGTCCAATCGGCGACTAACGGCGCGATTACGAATCTGCTTTGA
- a CDS encoding leucine-rich repeat domain-containing protein: MYFQSVSIRFKKRFTIPLIMICFFCELQAQTNEGQIYRNLTEALKNPMDVGVLDLSSKLLTTFPKGIEKFQNLKHLDLSNNQLKALPKEIGQLQNLQKLNVSVNNLIELPQEIGQLQNLEQLNLSGNRLTTLPQEIGQLKKLETLHVYYNRLTILPKEIGQLQNLEELILYGNSLTSLPEEIGQLQKFEKLYLHDNQLTTLPQGLCKLQNLEQIYLHQNRLTSLPKEIGQLRKLWTLYLYSNELTTLPEEIGQLQNLRQLSLKLNNLTTLPKEIGQLQNLDNLDLSDNQLTLIPKEIGQLQNLKLLDLSGNSLTTLPKEIGQLKNLYFLAMKGIPDLILQKENIRKLIPNAILNFGEERKLTRENDSKPSKKKSKSRISDRQI; this comes from the coding sequence ATGTATTTCCAATCCGTAAGCATTCGTTTTAAAAAAAGGTTCACAATACCCTTAATTATGATCTGTTTCTTTTGCGAACTCCAAGCTCAAACTAACGAAGGGCAAATCTATCGTAATTTAACCGAAGCCCTCAAAAATCCAATGGACGTTGGAGTTCTTGATTTAAGTTCCAAACTCCTTACTACCTTTCCCAAAGGAATTGAAAAATTTCAAAATCTAAAACATCTAGATTTAAGCAACAATCAACTCAAAGCGCTTCCAAAAGAAATTGGACAACTACAGAATTTACAAAAACTGAATGTAAGCGTTAATAACCTGATTGAGCTTCCCCAAGAAATTGGTCAGCTGCAAAATTTAGAACAATTGAATCTAAGCGGCAATCGCCTTACTACCCTTCCCCAAGAAATTGGACAGTTGAAAAAGTTAGAAACGTTGCACGTATATTACAACCGTCTCACGATTCTTCCAAAAGAAATCGGACAATTACAGAATTTAGAAGAACTAATACTCTATGGCAACAGTCTCACATCTCTTCCAGAGGAAATCGGACAATTGCAAAAGTTCGAAAAATTATACCTGCATGATAATCAACTTACGACTCTTCCTCAAGGGCTCTGCAAATTACAAAACTTAGAACAGATCTATCTACATCAAAATAGACTTACATCTCTTCCTAAAGAGATCGGACAATTGAGAAAGCTATGGACATTGTATTTATATAGCAATGAACTTACAACTCTTCCCGAAGAAATCGGGCAATTACAAAACTTACGTCAGTTAAGTCTAAAACTCAACAACCTTACTACTCTTCCTAAAGAAATTGGACAACTGCAAAACTTAGACAATTTAGATTTGAGCGACAATCAACTCACATTGATTCCGAAAGAAATCGGACAATTACAAAACTTAAAATTGTTGGATTTAAGCGGAAATTCACTGACTACTCTTCCTAAAGAAATCGGACAATTGAAAAACCTCTATTTTCTCGCAATGAAAGGTATTCCTGATTTAATCTTACAAAAAGAAAATATCAGGAAATTAATTCCAAATGCGATCCTGAATTTTGGAGAGGAACGAAAACTCACAAGAGAAAACGACTCAAAGCCATCGAAGAAAAAGTCAAAATCGAGAATTTCCGATCGACAAATTTAA
- a CDS encoding YciI family protein, producing the protein MKQFIVVLRYLVPIKTVDEYVIAHREYLSKGYEQKLLLASGPQEPRTGGIFIARAVSRKEMESFCQQDPFYKNGIAEYQILEWSPVKYQKEFEFWI; encoded by the coding sequence ATGAAACAATTTATAGTAGTACTTCGATATCTCGTTCCGATCAAAACGGTGGACGAGTACGTAATCGCGCACAGAGAATATTTGTCTAAAGGATACGAGCAGAAACTACTACTCGCATCCGGACCTCAAGAACCTAGAACCGGCGGAATCTTTATTGCAAGAGCAGTGTCCCGCAAAGAAATGGAATCCTTTTGCCAACAAGATCCTTTTTATAAAAACGGAATCGCTGAATATCAGATTTTGGAGTGGAGCCCGGTAAAATATCAAAAAGAATTTGAATTCTGGATTTAA
- a CDS encoding adenylate/guanylate cyclase domain-containing protein: MANQILTEKFKKREMDPFSYEILKSEIVRTKILFLFFAFVSTFMAVVFTVFHDWIDRETGGRFPFYAVLEVNVATAIYEFVVNRLFSHFLKKRKSVFSFARFGNAFVEISSVSILLWLNAETFESPLIPLYSPAVLTYLIFIILSVLRLEFWLSAFTGFIAGAELVFLAIYFIPNHPIKMPIHFFNSVAPFFSKGLLFTLGGVAAGLVGIQLRRSLISALDAVQEKNKVIGMFGQYVSPDVVDRLLEQKNENFSEFKHVCVMFLDIRNFTRFSERRSPGEVIDYLNYIFSHLIDIVNMHNGMINKFLGDGFMAVFGAPISDGGKDVKNAVNASLELLKKVGLLNQEGKIPETQIGIGLHSGEVMTGNVGSEARREYTIIGDVVNLASRVEQLNKEFGTKLLATRAVYEEVKDHVPSKHLSSIRVKGREQSVDVYELGKF, translated from the coding sequence ATGGCGAATCAAATTTTGACGGAAAAATTTAAGAAACGAGAAATGGATCCGTTTTCTTATGAAATTTTAAAAAGTGAAATTGTCAGAACGAAAATTCTTTTTCTATTTTTCGCCTTTGTGTCTACTTTTATGGCCGTTGTATTTACGGTTTTTCATGATTGGATCGATAGGGAAACGGGCGGCCGATTTCCTTTTTACGCCGTTCTTGAAGTTAACGTCGCAACCGCTATCTACGAATTCGTCGTAAATAGATTGTTTAGTCATTTTCTTAAAAAAAGAAAATCCGTTTTTTCCTTTGCGAGATTCGGAAACGCGTTTGTCGAAATTTCTTCCGTTTCCATTCTTCTTTGGCTGAACGCGGAAACTTTTGAATCCCCGCTGATTCCTTTGTATTCTCCCGCGGTTTTGACTTACTTGATTTTTATCATTCTTTCGGTTCTTCGTCTTGAGTTCTGGCTGAGCGCGTTTACCGGTTTTATCGCCGGGGCAGAGCTGGTTTTTCTCGCGATTTATTTTATTCCCAATCATCCGATCAAAATGCCAATTCACTTTTTCAACTCCGTTGCTCCTTTCTTTTCCAAAGGCCTTTTGTTTACGTTGGGAGGTGTGGCCGCGGGTCTTGTGGGAATTCAGCTCCGAAGATCTTTGATTTCGGCATTGGATGCGGTTCAGGAGAAGAATAAGGTAATCGGTATGTTCGGGCAGTATGTTTCGCCTGACGTGGTGGATCGTCTTCTCGAACAGAAGAACGAAAATTTTTCCGAGTTCAAACACGTCTGCGTGATGTTCTTGGATATCCGCAATTTTACGAGATTTTCTGAAAGAAGATCTCCGGGAGAAGTCATTGATTATCTCAACTATATTTTTTCGCATTTAATCGATATCGTAAACATGCACAACGGGATGATTAACAAATTTTTAGGAGACGGTTTTATGGCTGTGTTTGGAGCTCCGATTTCGGACGGCGGTAAGGATGTGAAAAACGCTGTGAACGCTTCTCTCGAACTTTTGAAAAAAGTGGGGTTATTGAATCAGGAAGGTAAAATTCCCGAAACCCAAATCGGAATTGGTCTTCATTCTGGAGAAGTGATGACGGGTAACGTAGGTTCGGAAGCGAGGAGGGAATACACCATCATAGGGGACGTGGTCAATCTTGCTTCCAGAGTAGAGCAGCTGAATAAGGAATTTGGAACCAAACTTTTAGCTACTCGGGCAGTTTACGAGGAAGTCAAGGACCACGTTCCAAGTAAACATCTTTCTTCTATCAGAGTCAAGGGTAGAGAACAATCCGTAGACGTTTATGAGTTGGGTAAGTTTTAA
- a CDS encoding glycosyltransferase family 2 protein: MNTISVVIPTFNREDKVIKAISSVLAQTFRPKEIIVVDDGSMDSTISKIQETFPNPSDRIQILSLEHKGVSHARNRGVEKASGDWIAFLDSDDEWLPEKLERQWKYCEKHPETEIIQSQEIWIRNGKRVNPPAYLSKRNGWIFEQSLEFCSVTPSSVLLKKDLYENQGGMDERLPACEDYDLWLRITSKTPVALLNEFLLVRYGGHKDQLSVRYPAMDRFRIYSIIKLLNSNLLDEGQRNRAEEILSVKWGILRQGRIKRNSWSEELDFLLRSVTEDGLASSSGIRIQQFLLENKNWT, encoded by the coding sequence ATGAATACGATTTCGGTCGTAATTCCGACTTTCAATCGGGAAGATAAAGTTATCAAAGCGATTTCTTCCGTTTTGGCACAGACTTTTCGGCCAAAAGAAATCATCGTAGTCGACGACGGATCGATGGATTCTACGATTTCCAAAATTCAAGAAACTTTTCCGAATCCTTCTGATAGAATACAAATTCTTTCTTTAGAACATAAAGGGGTCAGTCACGCTAGAAATCGGGGAGTAGAAAAAGCTTCTGGGGATTGGATCGCATTTTTGGATTCTGACGACGAATGGCTGCCCGAAAAATTGGAACGTCAATGGAAGTATTGTGAAAAACATCCGGAAACGGAAATTATTCAATCCCAAGAGATTTGGATTCGAAACGGAAAACGAGTTAATCCACCCGCTTACCTCTCTAAAAGAAACGGATGGATCTTCGAACAAAGCCTTGAGTTTTGTAGTGTTACTCCTTCTTCGGTTCTTTTGAAAAAGGATCTCTACGAAAATCAAGGTGGAATGGACGAGAGACTTCCCGCCTGCGAGGATTACGACCTTTGGTTGAGAATCACATCTAAAACCCCGGTTGCTCTTTTGAATGAGTTTTTACTCGTCAGATACGGAGGACATAAGGATCAACTTTCCGTCCGATATCCGGCTATGGACCGTTTTAGGATTTATTCTATTATAAAATTATTAAATTCTAATTTACTGGACGAAGGGCAGAGAAATCGCGCTGAAGAAATTCTCTCGGTAAAGTGGGGAATTTTGAGGCAAGGGAGAATAAAAAGAAACTCTTGGAGCGAAGAGTTGGATTTTCTTTTGCGCTCCGTAACGGAAGACGGATTGGCTTCTTCCTCCGGAATTCGTATTCAGCAATTCTTACTTGAGAATAAGAATTGGACTTGA